One Catenulispora sp. GP43 genomic window, CCCCGTTCCGCCCCATGAGCATCAGGAAGAGGCTCTTCATCGCGGCCAGCCCGCGGGCCCGCCGGATCGCCGCCTCATCCGCTCGCGCATACGCGGCGAAGAACCGCGGGGCCAGGCCCGCGGGCAGCAGCACCCACGCGGCCGCGAGGTCCCACGCCGGATCGCCGGCGGCCAGGTCGCCGAAGTCGACGATGCCCGAGAGCGTTCCGTCCGAGACGACGACGTTCGCGGGATGAAGGTCGCCGTGCACCCACACCGGCGGACCCTCCCACTCCCCGGCCGCGACGGCGTCGTCCCAGACGGTCCAGACGTCGGCGGCGTCATCGGGAGCGACCAAGCGGAGAAAACGCTCGAAGCCCTCCGTGGAGTCCCGAAGATGGCCGCCGCGATCCCAGGCGCCCGGCGCGTCGGCGGGTGCCTCCACATGGAGCGCCCGGAGAAAGCCGGCCAGTGTGTCGGCCGCATGGGCCCCGCGGCTGATCGATCCGTGGTCCAGCGGCTCGCCGTCGACCCACGTCATCACGGTCCAGTGCTTGGGGAAGCGCTCGGACGGCTCGCCGAACCGCACCGGAGTCGGCACCGGCAGCGGCAGGCGCGGCGCCAGCACGGGCAGCCACCGCCGCTCCTTGAGCTGAAGCTCCGGGGTCGAGTCCATGCGCTGCATGCGCACGGCCAATTCGTCCCCCAGGCGCCACATCTGGTTGCCCCAGCCGCCCGCCACCTCGCGGATGGTCAGCTCCGCGAGGTCGGGATGCTGGTCTCGCAACAGGTCGCGGACCAGGTCCGCGGTGATCTCGATGCCGCCGGCGGTGT contains:
- a CDS encoding aminoglycoside phosphotransferase family protein — its product is MTDTAGGIEITADLVRDLLRDQHPDLAELTIREVAGGWGNQMWRLGDELAVRMQRMDSTPELQLKERRWLPVLAPRLPLPVPTPVRFGEPSERFPKHWTVMTWVDGEPLDHGSISRGAHAADTLAGFLRALHVEAPADAPGAWDRGGHLRDSTEGFERFLRLVAPDDAADVWTVWDDAVAAGEWEGPPVWVHGDLHPANVVVSDGTLSGIVDFGDLAAGDPAWDLAAAWVLLPAGLAPRFFAAYARADEAAIRRARGLAAMKSLFLMLMGRNGDRGRPGGKPHWGPVGRAALDRVLKG